A window of the Streptococcus sp. 116-D4 genome harbors these coding sequences:
- a CDS encoding PadR family transcriptional regulator: MKETQLLKGVLEGCVLDMIGQKERYGYELVQTLRDAGFDTIVPGTIYPLLQKLEKNQWIRGDMRPSPDGPDRKYFSLTKEGEERVSVFWQQWDDLSQKVEGIKNGG; encoded by the coding sequence ATGAAAGAAACTCAGCTATTAAAAGGTGTTCTTGAAGGTTGTGTCTTGGATATGATTGGTCAAAAAGAGCGGTATGGTTATGAGTTGGTTCAGACTTTGCGAGATGCTGGATTTGACACTATCGTTCCAGGAACTATTTATCCTTTGTTGCAAAAGTTAGAAAAAAATCAATGGATAAGAGGTGACATGCGCCCGTCGCCAGATGGTCCAGATCGGAAGTATTTTTCGTTAACCAAAGAAGGAGAAGAGCGTGTCTCAGTCTTTTGGCAACAATGGGACGATTTGAGTCAAAAAGTAGAAGGAATTAAGAATGGAGGGTAA
- a CDS encoding aldo/keto reductase codes for MRYITLGQEKRELSEIVLGMMRISDKSVKEVEELVETALSVGINAFDLADIYGGGRCEELLGQVLNNRPDLREKMWIQSKCGIRIEEFTYFDFSKDYILESVDGILKRLQVDYLDSLLLHRPDALMEADQVAEAFDLLYKQGKVRDFGVSNQNPMMMELLKKDVKQPLAVNQLQLSAAFTPGFESGFHVNMEDSQAAMRDGSIFEYCQLHDVVIQAWSVLQFGYFKGNFVGNEKFQALNQVLDRLAIKYGVTSSTIAISWVLRYPAKMQAVVGTTNPKHLREVSQAANFSLTRKEWYEIYLAAGNNLP; via the coding sequence ATGAGATACATAACTCTTGGTCAAGAGAAAAGAGAACTATCAGAAATTGTCCTAGGCATGATGCGAATCAGTGACAAGTCTGTAAAAGAAGTTGAAGAGCTTGTAGAAACAGCCCTGTCTGTTGGAATCAATGCTTTCGACTTGGCTGACATATATGGTGGAGGTCGTTGCGAAGAATTACTGGGTCAAGTGTTAAACAATCGTCCTGACCTGCGAGAGAAGATGTGGATTCAGTCCAAGTGTGGTATTCGCATTGAGGAATTTACCTATTTTGATTTTTCAAAAGATTATATTTTAGAATCAGTTGATGGAATTTTAAAAAGATTGCAGGTTGATTACCTAGATAGCTTGCTTCTCCATCGACCAGATGCTTTGATGGAAGCTGACCAAGTAGCAGAAGCCTTTGATCTTCTTTATAAACAAGGTAAGGTTCGAGATTTTGGAGTTTCTAATCAAAATCCTATGATGATGGAGTTACTTAAAAAAGATGTCAAGCAGCCGTTAGCTGTTAATCAGCTACAATTGAGTGCAGCTTTTACTCCAGGATTCGAATCAGGTTTTCATGTTAATATGGAAGATAGTCAAGCAGCTATGCGAGATGGCAGCATTTTTGAATATTGTCAATTACACGATGTTGTCATTCAAGCATGGTCTGTCTTACAATTCGGGTATTTTAAAGGGAATTTTGTTGGAAATGAGAAATTTCAAGCTTTAAACCAAGTACTTGATCGTTTAGCTATTAAATATGGAGTAACATCTTCAACTATTGCCATTTCTTGGGTATTGCGTTATCCAGCAAAAATGCAGGCAGTCGTAGGTACAACAAATCCTAAGCACTTGAGAGAAGTTAGCCAAGCGGCAAACTTTAGCTTAACAAGAAAAGAATGGTATGAAATTTATCTTGCAGCAGGGAATAATTTACCGTAA
- a CDS encoding DUF2829 domain-containing protein, with protein MTFEEILPGLKAKKKYVRTGWGGAENYVQLFDTIEQNGVALEVTPYFLINVSGEGEGFSMWSPTPCDVLATDWVEVHD; from the coding sequence ATGACATTTGAAGAGATCCTGCCTGGATTAAAGGCTAAGAAAAAATATGTACGAACTGGTTGGGGAGGTGCTGAAAACTATGTCCAACTTTTTGACACCATTGAACAAAACGGGGTTGCACTTGAAGTGACACCTTATTTCCTAATCAATGTGTCTGGAGAAGGAGAAGGTTTTTCCATGTGGAGTCCGACACCTTGTGATGTTTTGGCGACAGATTGGGTAGAAGTGCATGACTAG
- a CDS encoding 3-oxoacyl-ACP reductase, whose protein sequence is MTSRVLITGVSSGIGLAQARLFLENGFQVYGVDQGENPDLQGDFRFLQRDLTLDLEPIFDWCPRVDVLCNTAGVLDDYKPLLEQSAQEIQEIFEINYVTPVEMSRHYLTQMLENKKGIIINMCSIASSLAGGGGHAYTSSKHALAGFTKQLALDYAEAGIQVFGIAPGAVKTAMTAADFEPGGLADWVASETPIKRWIEPEEVAEISLFLATGKASAMQGQILTIDGGWSLK, encoded by the coding sequence ATGACTAGTCGTGTACTCATTACAGGAGTGAGTTCAGGGATTGGTCTGGCTCAAGCTCGCCTCTTTTTAGAGAATGGCTTTCAAGTTTATGGAGTTGACCAAGGTGAAAATCCTGATTTACAGGGTGACTTTCGTTTTCTACAACGTGATCTAACGCTTGACTTGGAACCAATTTTTGATTGGTGTCCTCGAGTTGATGTTCTCTGCAATACTGCTGGAGTGTTGGATGATTATAAACCACTTTTGGAACAATCAGCCCAGGAAATTCAAGAGATTTTTGAAATCAACTATGTGACTCCAGTTGAGATGTCTCGGCATTATTTGACCCAAATGCTGGAAAATAAAAAGGGAATCATTATCAATATGTGTTCCATTGCTTCAAGTCTAGCAGGTGGAGGTGGTCATGCCTATACTTCTTCGAAGCACGCCTTGGCTGGCTTCACCAAGCAGCTGGCTCTAGACTATGCTGAAGCTGGGATTCAGGTCTTTGGGATTGCTCCAGGAGCAGTCAAGACGGCTATGACCGCTGCAGACTTTGAACCCGGTGGCTTAGCAGACTGGGTGGCTAGTGAAACACCAATCAAACGCTGGATTGAACCAGAGGAAGTGGCAGAAATCAGTCTCTTTTTGGCTACTGGAAAGGCCTCTGCCATGCAGGGACAAATCTTGACAATAGATGGTGGCTGGTCTTTGAAATAG
- a CDS encoding GNAT family N-acetyltransferase has protein sequence MELFKTWKKNMVLYGLESQIGTVYRNSDGTTSFYDIGNFLYLAGELNSRFWEDFVRKYGLDYKIIISENTNWQDFLHRKVGLNSFTRYSFKDKANFQVEFLNNLVTHIEEGYNIVPIDNRIFNCLSEEEWSQDLKGDFESYQDFSLKGGFGFVVLKNKELIAGISSGLVYRGAVEVEVATRPNEQGNGFAKKLGAAMILESLNRDMFPLWDAHNEASKKVAEFLGYELVEPYEAFELEERIK, from the coding sequence ATGGAACTATTTAAAACATGGAAGAAAAATATGGTTCTCTATGGTCTTGAATCTCAAATTGGAACTGTCTACCGAAACAGTGATGGGACAACAAGTTTTTATGATATTGGGAATTTTCTATACCTAGCAGGGGAGTTGAACTCCAGATTTTGGGAAGATTTTGTTAGGAAATATGGTTTAGATTATAAGATTATTATTTCAGAAAATACCAATTGGCAAGATTTTCTGCATCGGAAAGTGGGGCTAAATTCTTTTACTCGCTATTCTTTTAAAGATAAGGCAAATTTTCAAGTTGAATTTTTAAATAATCTAGTTACTCATATAGAGGAAGGTTACAATATTGTACCTATTGATAATCGTATTTTTAACTGCCTTTCTGAGGAAGAATGGTCACAAGATTTAAAGGGAGATTTTGAGTCCTATCAGGATTTTTCTTTAAAAGGTGGATTTGGCTTTGTGGTTCTTAAAAATAAAGAACTGATTGCTGGGATTTCCTCAGGGTTAGTTTACCGTGGAGCAGTTGAAGTGGAAGTTGCAACTAGACCAAACGAACAAGGAAATGGCTTTGCTAAAAAGCTTGGTGCTGCAATGATTCTAGAGAGTTTAAATAGAGATATGTTTCCACTTTGGGATGCTCATAACGAGGCTTCCAAAAAAGTAGCAGAATTTTTAGGATATGAGTTAGTTGAACCTTATGAAGCTTTTGAGCTAGAGGAAAGAATTAAATAA
- a CDS encoding putative PEP-binding protein gives MKNQLALSGEKLDEKVYPQLLHHVGMIRGEYLLRELNQNILLPSCQQFVKAYLETICSLYSGKEVWYRFSELTNTEANCLKGTKEYFDERHPLFGYRGTRRLLACLDEFQAEVNVVTEVYQNNPNLSVIFPFVNDAEQLKQAIRVLRQHGFTGKVGTMIELPSAYFDLDRILEAGISKIVVGMNDLTSFVFATVRNSQWHDMESPIMLDMLRQMQDKARTKKIDFAVAGYLNVSFIQKMNQLGIECIIHYSSIPEIFNLEIDHPDHLKHIKEESKKLQRSTHDTERNMECLQAN, from the coding sequence ATGAAAAACCAGCTAGCCCTTAGTGGCGAGAAACTTGATGAAAAAGTTTACCCTCAACTATTGCACCACGTCGGCATGATTCGTGGGGAATATTTGTTGAGAGAGCTCAATCAAAACATCCTGTTACCAAGTTGTCAGCAATTTGTAAAAGCTTATCTAGAGACTATCTGCTCCCTGTACTCAGGTAAGGAAGTTTGGTATCGTTTTTCTGAATTAACGAATACAGAAGCTAATTGTCTAAAGGGGACTAAAGAGTATTTTGACGAACGTCATCCTTTGTTTGGATATAGAGGAACTAGGCGTTTGCTGGCGTGTTTGGATGAATTTCAGGCTGAGGTAAATGTCGTTACAGAAGTTTATCAAAACAACCCCAATCTATCTGTTATCTTTCCTTTTGTCAATGATGCTGAGCAGTTAAAGCAAGCTATTAGAGTGTTGCGTCAGCATGGTTTTACTGGGAAAGTTGGCACGATGATTGAATTACCGTCAGCTTATTTTGACTTGGACAGGATACTGGAAGCTGGTATTTCAAAGATTGTAGTTGGAATGAATGATTTGACTTCTTTTGTTTTTGCGACTGTGAGAAACAGTCAATGGCATGATATGGAAAGTCCAATAATGTTAGATATGCTAAGACAGATGCAGGATAAAGCAAGGACGAAAAAGATTGACTTTGCTGTAGCAGGATATCTGAATGTTTCTTTCATACAAAAAATGAATCAGTTGGGTATCGAATGTATTATCCACTATAGTTCTATTCCAGAGATTTTTAATTTAGAGATTGACCATCCAGATCATCTCAAACATATAAAAGAAGAAAGTAAGAAATTACAAAGGAGCACCCATGACACCGAAAGAAATATGGAATGCCTACAAGCAAATTAA
- a CDS encoding ASCH domain-containing protein: MTPKEIWNAYKQINPSIGDEIDAWAFGVEADLLADLVLKGEKTATASAYDLYVLEDKPLPQEGTFDIILDSQNQAVCIVEITKVSVQPFHQVSADHAYKEGEGDKSLAYWRQVHEECFAEWLKEAGLTFTPESKVVLEEFRKVYPL; the protein is encoded by the coding sequence ATGACACCGAAAGAAATATGGAATGCCTACAAGCAAATTAACCCCTCTATCGGAGATGAAATCGATGCTTGGGCTTTTGGAGTGGAAGCAGACCTTTTGGCAGATTTGGTTTTAAAAGGCGAAAAGACTGCAACAGCGTCGGCTTATGACCTCTACGTACTAGAGGACAAACCCCTTCCGCAAGAAGGCACCTTTGACATCATTTTAGATAGTCAAAATCAGGCTGTCTGTATTGTCGAAATTACAAAGGTTTCCGTTCAACCTTTTCATCAAGTTTCAGCTGACCATGCCTATAAGGAAGGTGAGGGAGACAAATCCCTAGCCTATTGGCGCCAGGTTCATGAGGAGTGTTTCGCCGAGTGGCTGAAAGAAGCAGGACTGACTTTTACACCTGAAAGCAAGGTTGTTTTAGAAGAATTTCGTAAGGTCTACCCACTGTAG
- a CDS encoding M1 family metallopeptidase — protein MQAVEHFIKQFVPEHYDLFLDLSRETKTFSGKVTITGQAQSDRISLHQKDLEIASVEVAGQARPFTVDHDNEALHIELAEAGQVEVVIAFSGKITDNMTGIYPSYYTVDGVKKEVLSTQFESHFAREAFPCVDEPEAKATFDLALRFDQSEGELALSNMPEIDVENRKETGIWKFETTPRMSSYLLAFVAGDLQGVTAKTKNGTLVGVYSTKAHPLSNLDFSLDIAVRSIEFYEDYYGVKYPIPQSLHIALPDFSAGAMENWGLVTYREVYLVVDENSTFASRQQVALVVAHELAHQWFGNLVTMKWWDDLWLNESFANMMEYVCVDAIEPSWNIFEDFQTGGVPSALKRDATDGVQSVHVEVKHPDEINTLFDGAIVYAKGSRLMHMLRRWLGDADFAKGLHAYFEKHQYSNTIGRDLWDALGQASGRDVAAFMDSWLEQPGYPVLTVKVENDVLKISQKQFFIGEHEDKNRLWVVPLNSNWKGLPDTLETESIEIPGYAALLAENDGALRLNTENTAHYITDYQGDLLDAVLADLVELDNTSKLQIVQERRLLAEAGHISYADLLPVLDKLAKEESYLVVSAVSQVISALERFIDEGTEAERAFKALVAKLARHNYDRLGFEAKDGESDEDELVRQLAVSMMIRSNDAEASQVASQIFAAHKENLAGLPAAIRSQVLINEMKHHEAKDLLALYLDTYTHATDAVFKRQLAAALAYSKDADNIQTLITSWKDKFVVKPQDLSAWYYQFLAHQATQETAWSWARENWAWIKAALGGDMSFDSFVILPAHVFKTQQRLAEYKEFFEPQLSDLALSRNIGMGIKEIAARVDLINREKAAVEAVVLQYGNA, from the coding sequence ATGCAAGCAGTTGAACATTTTATTAAGCAATTTGTTCCTGAACATTATGATTTATTTTTAGACTTGAGTCGTGAGACCAAGACTTTTTCAGGAAAAGTAACCATTACTGGTCAAGCTCAAAGTGACCGAATTTCCCTTCACCAAAAGGACTTAGAAATTGCTTCAGTTGAAGTAGCAGGACAAGCTCGTCCATTTACAGTTGACCATGACAATGAAGCCCTTCATATTGAACTTGCGGAAGCAGGTCAAGTTGAAGTGGTTATCGCTTTTTCAGGAAAAATCACAGACAACATGACAGGAATTTACCCATCTTACTACACAGTTGATGGAGTCAAGAAGGAAGTCTTGTCTACTCAGTTTGAGAGCCACTTTGCCCGTGAAGCCTTCCCGTGTGTGGATGAGCCAGAAGCAAAAGCAACCTTTGACTTAGCACTTCGTTTTGACCAATCAGAAGGAGAATTGGCCTTATCAAACATGCCAGAAATCGATGTTGAAAACCGTAAGGAAACAGGTATCTGGAAGTTTGAGACAACACCTCGCATGTCTTCTTACTTGTTGGCCTTTGTTGCTGGTGATTTGCAAGGTGTGACGGCTAAAACTAAAAACGGTACCCTCGTAGGTGTTTATTCAACCAAAGCTCATCCACTATCAAACCTTGATTTCTCACTGGACATTGCTGTTCGTTCTATCGAGTTTTACGAAGATTACTATGGAGTTAAGTACCCAATCCCTCAATCTCTTCACATCGCTCTTCCTGACTTCTCAGCTGGAGCTATGGAAAACTGGGGTCTTGTGACCTACCGTGAAGTTTACTTGGTTGTAGATGAGAACTCAACATTTGCCAGCCGTCAACAAGTTGCCCTTGTTGTGGCCCATGAGTTGGCTCACCAATGGTTTGGTAACCTCGTTACTATGAAATGGTGGGATGACCTTTGGCTCAATGAAAGCTTTGCTAACATGATGGAGTACGTCTGTGTGGATGCTATTGAACCAAGCTGGAATATCTTTGAAGATTTCCAAACAGGTGGTGTTCCGTCTGCCTTAAAACGTGATGCGACTGATGGTGTTCAATCTGTTCACGTCGAAGTGAAACATCCAGATGAAATCAATACGCTCTTTGACGGCGCTATCGTCTATGCCAAAGGAAGTCGCCTCATGCACATGCTTCGTCGTTGGCTAGGTGATGCCGATTTTGCTAAAGGTTTACATGCCTACTTTGAAAAACATCAATACAGCAATACCATTGGTCGTGACCTTTGGGATGCTCTTGGTCAAGCATCTGGCCGTGATGTCGCAGCCTTCATGGATTCTTGGTTGGAACAACCTGGTTATCCAGTTCTCACTGTCAAAGTTGAAAATGATGTCTTGAAGATTTCACAAAAACAATTCTTCATCGGTGAGCACGAAGATAAGAACCGTCTCTGGGTTGTGCCACTCAATAGCAACTGGAAAGGCTTGCCTGATACACTTGAAACTGAAAGCATCGAAATTCCAGGCTACGCAGCTCTTCTTGCTGAAAATGACGGAGCTCTTCGTCTCAACACTGAAAATACAGCCCACTACATTACAGATTATCAAGGAGACTTGTTGGATGCAGTTCTTGCTGACCTAGTTGAGCTTGATAACACAAGCAAACTACAAATTGTTCAAGAACGTCGTTTGCTTGCTGAGGCAGGACACATTTCTTATGCAGACTTGCTTCCAGTCCTTGATAAACTTGCTAAGGAAGAATCTTACCTTGTCGTTTCAGCTGTTTCTCAAGTAATTTCTGCTCTTGAGCGCTTCATCGATGAAGGAACAGAAGCTGAAAGAGCCTTCAAAGCCTTGGTTGCTAAGTTGGCTCGTCACAACTATGACCGTCTTGGTTTTGAAGCTAAAGATGGTGAATCAGATGAGGATGAATTGGTTCGTCAGTTGGCTGTTTCTATGATGATTCGCTCAAATGATGCAGAAGCTAGTCAAGTCGCTAGCCAAATCTTCGCGGCTCACAAGGAGAATCTTGCAGGACTTCCAGCAGCTATTCGCTCACAAGTTCTGATCAATGAGATGAAACATCATGAGGCCAAAGACTTGTTAGCACTTTATCTTGATACTTATACTCACGCAACAGATGCTGTCTTTAAACGCCAGTTGGCAGCCGCTCTTGCCTATAGTAAAGATGCGGATAATATCCAAACCTTGATTACTTCTTGGAAGGACAAATTTGTAGTCAAACCACAAGACTTGTCTGCTTGGTATTACCAATTCCTAGCTCATCAAGCAACTCAGGAAACAGCTTGGTCTTGGGCGCGTGAAAACTGGGCTTGGATTAAGGCAGCTCTTGGTGGAGATATGAGCTTTGATAGCTTTGTTATCCTTCCTGCACACGTATTTAAGACTCAGCAACGCTTGGCAGAGTACAAGGAATTCTTTGAACCACAACTTTCTGATCTTGCTCTTAGCCGTAACATCGGTATGGGAATCAAGGAAATTGCAGCGCGTGTTGACTTGATTAACCGTGAAAAAGCTGCAGTGGAAGCAGTCGTTCTTCAATACGGAAATGCATAA
- the ciaR gene encoding two-component system response regulator CiaR, which produces MIKILLVEDDLGLSNSVFDFLDDFADVMQVFDGEEGLYEAESGVYDLILLDLMLPEKNGFQVLKELREKGITTPVLIMTAKESLDDKGHGFELGADDYLTKPFYLEELKMRIQALLKRSGKFNENTLTYGNIVVNLSTNTVKVEDTPVELLGKEFDLLVYFLQNQNVILPKTQIFDRLWGFDSDTTISVVEVYVSKVRKKLKGTTFAENLQTLRSVGYILKDVQ; this is translated from the coding sequence ATGATAAAAATCTTATTGGTTGAGGATGACCTAGGCCTGTCAAATTCGGTATTTGACTTTTTAGACGATTTTGCGGATGTCATGCAGGTATTTGATGGGGAAGAAGGTCTCTACGAAGCTGAAAGTGGCGTCTATGATTTGATTTTGCTTGATTTGATGTTGCCTGAAAAAAATGGCTTCCAAGTATTGAAAGAATTGCGTGAAAAGGGGATTACGACTCCAGTTCTGATCATGACTGCCAAGGAAAGTTTGGATGACAAGGGACATGGATTTGAACTGGGAGCGGATGATTATCTGACCAAACCTTTCTACTTAGAGGAACTCAAAATGAGGATTCAAGCCCTTCTCAAACGTTCAGGTAAGTTTAATGAAAACACCTTGACTTATGGAAATATTGTAGTTAATCTATCTACAAATACAGTAAAAGTCGAAGATACTCCTGTCGAATTGCTGGGTAAAGAGTTTGATTTATTAGTTTATTTCCTTCAAAATCAAAATGTTATTTTGCCGAAGACTCAGATTTTTGATCGTCTATGGGGATTTGATAGTGACACAACGATTTCAGTTGTCGAAGTTTATGTTTCAAAAGTCCGTAAGAAACTAAAAGGAACCACTTTTGCAGAGAATTTGCAAACCTTGCGCAGTGTTGGGTATATTTTAAAAGATGTTCAGTAA